The sequence ACGTGATCCATCATCTGGAGTCACTGCGGGGCAACGCCGAACTGTGCGGGAGGCACCCATGAGCGCCGAGACACCGAGATCCCGGCCCGCCGCCGATCCGCCGCACCTCAGCGGCCACCTCCACGTCACCGGCGCGTCGCGCTTCATCGGCGAGGACGTCCGGCCGACTGGGCTGCTCCATGTGAAGGTGGTGGCCAGCCCCCACGCCCACGCCCGGATCACGGCCATCGACACCGCCGCGGCCGCCGCCCGCCCCGGCGTGGCCGCGGTGCTCACCCACCGGGACATCCCCGGCGCCAACCAGATCGGCCACGTGCTGCCCGACGAGCCGCTCCTGCCGGCGGACACGGTGACCTATGCCGGCCAGCCGGTGGCGCTGGTGGCGGCGGCGGATCCGTGGCAGGCCGAAGCCGCCGCGGCTGCCGTGCGCGTCACCTACGAACCGCTGCCGCCGGTGCTCACCATCGCGGAAGCGCTGGCCCGAGGGCAGCTCTACGTGCCCGAGCGCCGCATCGTCCGGGGCGACGTGGACGCCGCCCTGGCCGCCGCGCCCCATGTGCTGGAAGGGCAGGTGGTGTCGGGCGCGCAGGAGCACTTCTACCTCGAGACGCAGCGCTGCGTCGCCGTGCCGGCCGAGGACGGGCAGATCGTCCTCTTCGCCGCCACCCAGAGCACGGCCGAGGTGCAGGAGATCGCCGCCCGCGTGCTGGGCCGTCGCAGCAAGGACATCACCGTGGATGTGCCGCGCCTCGGCGGCGCCTTCGGCGGCAAGGAGCGGAGCGCCACCCTCTGGGCGTGTCTGGCCGCGCTGGCCTGCCACTGCACCGGTCGGCCGGTGGAGTTGGCGCTCCAGCGCGTCGAGGATGCCGCCTGGACCGGCAAGCGCCATCCGTACGAATCGCGCTACCGGGTGGGCTTCGACGACGAGGGCCGGATCCTGGCCTGGGACGTGGAGCTCAACGCCAACGGCGGCGCCGCGGTGGACCTGTCGCTGGCCATCCTGGAGCGGAGCATGCTCCACGCCGACAACGCTTACTACATCCCGGCGGCCCGCATCGTGGGCCGGGCCTGTCGGACGAACCTGCCGCCCAACACCGCCTTCCGCGGCTTCGGCGCGCCGCAGGGGATCTTCGTCATCGAGTGCGCCCTGGAGCGGATCGCCCGCGTGCTGCGACTGGACCCCCTGGAGGTGCGCCGCCGCAACGCCTATCAGGAGGGGCAGCCCACTCCATACGGCCAGCCGGTGCACGACGCCCACGTCGCCGAGCTCCTGGAGCGCCTGGAGCGCAACGCCCGCTACGCGGCGCTGCGGGCGGAAAATGAGGCGTTCAACGCCGCCCACGTTTACGCCAAACGCGGGCTCGGCGTGGTGCCGGTCAAGTTCGGCATCTCGTTCACCTCGGCCTTCCTGAACCAGGGGTCGGCGCTGATCTGGATCTACGCCGACGGCACCATCTCGCTGAGCCACGGCGGCGTCGAGATG comes from Acidobacteriota bacterium and encodes:
- a CDS encoding molybdopterin-dependent oxidoreductase — protein: MSAETPRSRPAADPPHLSGHLHVTGASRFIGEDVRPTGLLHVKVVASPHAHARITAIDTAAAAARPGVAAVLTHRDIPGANQIGHVLPDEPLLPADTVTYAGQPVALVAAADPWQAEAAAAAVRVTYEPLPPVLTIAEALARGQLYVPERRIVRGDVDAALAAAPHVLEGQVVSGAQEHFYLETQRCVAVPAEDGQIVLFAATQSTAEVQEIAARVLGRRSKDITVDVPRLGGAFGGKERSATLWACLAALACHCTGRPVELALQRVEDAAWTGKRHPYESRYRVGFDDEGRILAWDVELNANGGAAVDLSLAILERSMLHADNAYYIPAARIVGRACRTNLPPNTAFRGFGAPQGIFVIECALERIARVLRLDPLEVRRRNAYQEGQPTPYGQPVHDAHVAELLERLERNARYAALRAENEAFNAAHVYAKRGLGVVPVKFGISFTSAFLNQGSALIWIYADGTISLSHGGVEMGQEVNTKVAQVAARTLGVGLARIRVETANTKRVANASPTAASTGADINGNAALAAATE